One region of Poecile atricapillus isolate bPoeAtr1 chromosome 8, bPoeAtr1.hap1, whole genome shotgun sequence genomic DNA includes:
- the DYNLT2B gene encoding dynein light chain Tctex-type protein 2B: MGELGPDEGAENTYSLRPGLQHRFKSSTVKECIHAILKEKLANVQYIPEEMPELTKSLSEIIKDRLKEEGFDRYKMVVQVVIGEQRGEGVNMAARCFWDADTDSCAHDVFMNDSLFCVVAAFGCFYY; encoded by the exons ATGGGCGAGCTGGGCCCGGACGAAGGGGCCGAGAACACGTACAGCCTGCGGCCCGGCCTCCAGCACCG ATTTAAATCGTCCACAGTAAAAGAATGCATCCATGCAATACTGAAGGAGAAGCTGGCCAATGTACAGTACATCCCAGAAGAAATGCCTGAGCTTACAAAGTCTTTATCAGAGATAATAAAAGACAGACTGAAAG AGGAAGGATTTGACAGATACAAGATGGTGGTGCAGGTTGTCATTGGAGAGCAAAGAGGAGAAGGAGTGAA CATGGCTGCACGATGTTTCTGGGATGCTGACACTGACAGCTGTGCTCACGACGTGTTCATGAAC GACAGCCTGTTTTGTGTGGTGGCTGCATTTGGCTGCTTCTACTATTGA